In Anguilla rostrata isolate EN2019 chromosome 1, ASM1855537v3, whole genome shotgun sequence, a genomic segment contains:
- the dyrk1b gene encoding dual specificity tyrosine-phosphorylation-regulated kinase 1B isoform X3, with protein MSSQHSHPSFSNIHSMAEQQQVLSDMTILQRRIPPSFRDPASAPLRKLSVDLIKTYKHINEVYYTKKKRRAQQVPPEDSSTKKERKVYNDGYDDDNYDYIVKNGEKWLDRYEIDSLIGKGSFGQVVKAYDHHEQEWVAIKIIKNKKAFLNQAQIELRLLELMNKHDTEMKYYIVHLKRHFMFRNHLCLVFELLSYNLYDLLRNTNFRGVSLNLTRKFAQQLCTALLFLATPELSIIHCDLKPENILLCNPKRSAIKIVDFGSSCQLGQRIYQYIQSRFYRSPEVLLGMPYDLAIDMWSLGCILVEMHTGEPLFSGSNEVDQMNKIVEVLGVPPNHMLDQAPKARKYFDKLSDGLWTVKKNKDIKKVLYPSASEYKPPATRRLHEILGVETGGPGGRRAGEQGHAPCDYLKFKDLILRMLDYDPKTRITPFYALQHNFFKKTTDEGTNTSSSTSTSPAMDHSHSTSTTSSVSSSGGSSGSSNDNRNYRYSNRYYNSAVTHTDYEMQSPQAPSQQQLRLWPGGEGGVGPLSNSGDPAYPQLLLHKPAATQHSRHFLSGVGVGGMMEPHHPHPIYGGHHGNGRQLRQQQQQQQQQQQNQPQGQQPQPGPQLMPVTSPQMQDSIELSLTHHHHLGQSSIMPPPSLDSSQYGSSSLHLGLSAFRTRTVMAPQPPPPPPPTASQQQLPQPPPSQDSMVAASGLGYIPPCYPGNNNNNPPQGSVGVGGSMLTGGVPPRGVGGGGRPDSEESAMMGVCGSGGGGGQNAANS; from the exons GTGTACTACACGAAGAAGAAGCGGCGTGCCCAGCAGGTTCCCCCCGAGGACTCCAGCACCAAGAAGGAGCGCAAGGTCTACAACGACGGCTACGACGACGACAACTACGACTACATCGTCAAGAACGGGGAGAAGTGGCTGGACCGCTACGAGATCGACTCGCTCATCGGCAAGGGCTCCTTCGGACAG gtgGTGAAAGCGTATGACCACCACGAGCAGGAGTGGGTGGCCATCAAGATCATCAAGAACAAGAAAGCCTTCCTGAACCAGGCCCAGATCGAGCTGCGCCTGCTGGAGCTTATGAACAAACACGACACTGAGATGAAGTACTACATTG TCCACCTGAAGAGGCACTTCATGTTCCGCAACCACCTGTGCCTGGTGTTCGAGCTTCTCTCCTACAACCTGTACGACCTCCTGCGCAACACCAACTTCCGCGGCGTGTCGCTCAACCTGACGCGCAAGTTCGCCCAGCAGCTGTGCACGGCGCTGCTCTTCCTGGCCACGCCCGAGCTCAGCATCATCCACTGCGACCTCAAGCCCGAGAACATCCTGCTCTGCAACCCCAAGCGCAGCGCCATCAAGATCGTCGACTTCGGCAGCTCCTGCCAGCTGGGCCAGCGG aTCTACCAGTACATCCAGAGCCGGTTCTACCGCTCGCCGGAGGTGCTGCTGGGGATGCCCTATGACCTGGCCATAGACATGTGGTCGCTCGGCTGCATTCTGGTGGAGATGCATACGGGGGAGCCCCTGTTCAGCGGCTCCAACGAG gtggatcaGATGAATAAGATCGTGGAGGTTTTGGGGGTCCCGCCCAACCACATGCTGGACCAGGCCCCCAAAGCCCGCAAATACTTCGACAAGCTGTCCGACGGGCTCTGGACCGTCAAGAAGAACAAGGACATAAAGAAGGTACTTTATCCCTCGGCCTCT gagtaCAAGCCCCCGGCCACGCGTCGGCTCCACGAGATCCTGGGCGTGGAGACtgggggccccggggggcggCGGGCCGGGGAGcaaggccacgccccctgcgACTACCTGAAGTTCAAGGACCTGATCCTGCGCATGCTGGACTACGACCCCAAGACCCGCATCACGCCCTTCTACGCGCTGCAGCACAACTTCTTCAAGAAGACCACGGACGAGGGCACCAACACCAgcagctccacctccaccagccCCGCCATGGACCACAGccactccacctccaccaccagctCCGTCTCCAGCTCGG GTGGGTCTAGCGGTTCTTCCAACGACAACCGAAATTACCGGTACAGCAACCGATACTACAACAGTGCAGTCACTCACACCGACTACGAGATGCAGAGTCCACAG GCTCcctcccagcagcagctgcgCCTCTGGccgggaggggagggcggggtggggccCCTGTCCAACAGCGGCGACCCCGCCTAcccccagctgctgctgcacaaGCCGGCCGCCACCCAGCACTCGCGCCACTTCCTGTCCGGGGTGGGCGTCGGGGGCATGATGGAGccgcaccacccccaccccatctacGGCGGTCACCACGGCAACGGGCGGCAGctccggcagcagcagcagcagcagcagcagcagcagcagaaccagCCGCAGGGGCAGCAGCCGCAGCCGGGGCCGCAGCTGATGCCCGTCACGTCCCCGCAGATGCAGGACAGCATCGAGCTGAgcctcacccaccaccaccacctgggCCAGTCTTccatcatgcccccccccagcttggACTCCAGCCAGTACGGCTCCTCCAGCCTGCACCTGGGCCTCTCTGCCTTTCGGACTAGGACAGTCAtggccccccagcccccgcccccgccgccccccacgGCCTCCCAGCAACAGttgccccagccccccccctctcaggacAGCATGGTAGCTGCCTCCGGGCTGGGGTACATCCCTCCCTGTTACCCtggcaacaacaataacaacccGCCCCAGGGAAgcgttggggtggggggcagtatGTTAACCGGGGGCGTCCCGCCCAGGGGAGTAGGGGGCGGGGGTAGGCCCGATTCCGAGGAGTCGGCCATGATGGGGGTTTGCGGtagcggaggggggggtgggcagaacGCGGCCAACTCTTGA